A part of Caretta caretta isolate rCarCar2 chromosome 1, rCarCar1.hap1, whole genome shotgun sequence genomic DNA contains:
- the LOC125620982 gene encoding cytokine SCM-1 beta: MTPLSLSSGSELTIARYISSVKGAPIIIFISATPRKPSTMKLHGTDILVIFCLGLFTVSTVRGSVASQIAPRSSCVDLSTQQLDIRRLVKYENQNIPVKAVMFITKRGIKICVQPDLKWVQDAIKFLDKGPGPRRPNKKRKSKPKPKAKPNGN, encoded by the exons ATGACGCCCCTTTCATTGAGTTCAGGAAGTGAGCTGACCATTGCAAGATATATAAGCTCGGTGAAAGGGGCTCCGATTATCATTTTCATCTCTGCCACTCCAAGGAAGCCATCAACAATGAAACTCCACGGCACAGACATCCTGGTCATTTTCTGTCTCGGCCTCTTTACTGTGAGCACCGTGAGAG gaAGTGTTGCAAGTCAAATTGCGCCCAGAAGCTCCTGTGTAGACCTGTCCACACAGCAGCTGGACATCAGACGACTTGTTAAATACGAGAACCAGAACATACCAGTAAAAGCTGTGAT GTTCATCACCAAACGAGGCATCAAGATCTGTGTGCAGCCTGATCTTAAATGGGTGCAGGATGCCATAAAATTCCTGGATAAAGGACCTGGCCCCAGAAGACCCAACAAGAAGCGCAAGTCCAAACCCAAACCCAAGGCCAAGCCCAATGGCAATTAA